A single Candidatus Omnitrophota bacterium DNA region contains:
- the lptB gene encoding LPS export ABC transporter ATP-binding protein — translation MSLHLLETKDLVKAYGGRRVVDGVSISVGRSEIVGLLGPNGAGKTTSFYMIVGIIAPDQGEIRFDQADITRKPIHDRCKLGMAYLAQEPSIFRKLTVAENIMAILETLDIGPRERRKRLESLLAELKISHLAKSKAYTLSGGERRRLEITRALVTNPSFLLLDEPFSGIDPIVVAEAQEIIRDLKKKGLGILLTDHNVRETLAITDRAYLIADGKVLISGTADDLINDPQAKKIYLGEKFRM, via the coding sequence ATGTCACTTCACCTTTTAGAAACCAAGGATTTGGTCAAGGCTTACGGCGGCCGCCGGGTGGTGGACGGCGTGAGCATCAGCGTCGGCCGTTCCGAGATCGTGGGGCTTCTGGGCCCTAACGGCGCCGGCAAGACCACGTCGTTTTACATGATCGTGGGGATCATCGCGCCGGACCAGGGCGAGATCCGGTTCGACCAGGCGGACATCACGCGCAAGCCGATCCACGACCGCTGCAAGCTGGGGATGGCCTATCTGGCCCAGGAGCCGTCGATCTTCCGGAAATTGACCGTGGCGGAAAATATCATGGCGATCCTGGAGACCCTGGACATCGGGCCCCGCGAGCGCAGGAAACGGCTCGAATCCCTTCTGGCGGAATTGAAAATTTCTCATCTGGCCAAAAGCAAGGCCTATACTCTTTCCGGCGGGGAAAGGCGGCGGCTGGAGATCACCCGGGCGCTGGTGACCAATCCGTCGTTCCTGCTTCTGGACGAGCCGTTTTCCGGGATCGACCCGATCGTTGTGGCCGAGGCTCAGGAGATCATCCGGGACTTGAAAAAGAAGGGGCTGGGAATTTTGCTCACCGATCACAATGTCCGTGAGACCCTGGCGATCACCGACCGGGCCTATCTGATCGCTGATGGCAAGGTCCTCATCTCCGGCACGGCCGATGACCTGATCAACGATCCGCAGGCCAAGAAGATCTATTTGGGCGAGAAATTCCGGATGTGA
- a CDS encoding HAD-IIIA family hydrolase: MIKKTKPPISNLKKIKVLAMDVDGILTNGEIIVQGDGKETKIYNVQDGFGIVVFQKFGYKTAIITARSATAVAARAQDLKIHKVYQDAFPKTTAYEDMLKEFGVRDEEVCYMGDDLPDLPVLNRVGLAVTVPNAVEEAKKAADYVTRNPGGQGAVREVIELIMKAQGTWKKALATFEKP; encoded by the coding sequence ATGATTAAGAAGACGAAGCCGCCAATATCCAATCTCAAAAAAATCAAAGTCCTCGCCATGGACGTCGACGGGATCCTGACCAACGGGGAGATCATTGTCCAGGGCGATGGAAAAGAGACCAAGATCTACAACGTCCAGGACGGGTTCGGCATCGTGGTGTTCCAGAAATTCGGGTACAAGACCGCCATCATCACGGCCCGCTCGGCCACGGCGGTCGCGGCCCGCGCCCAGGACCTGAAGATCCACAAGGTTTATCAGGACGCGTTCCCCAAGACAACGGCCTATGAGGACATGCTCAAAGAATTTGGAGTCAGAGACGAAGAAGTCTGTTACATGGGCGACGACCTGCCGGACCTGCCTGTGCTCAATCGCGTCGGGCTGGCGGTGACCGTCCCCAACGCCGTTGAGGAAGCCAAGAAGGCGGCGGATTATGTTACCAGGAATCCCGGCGGCCAGGGGGCCGTGCGCGAAGTGATTGAGTTGATCATGAAAGCCCAGGGCACCTGGAAAAAGGCCCTGGCAACATTCGAAAAACCATAA
- the kdsB gene encoding 3-deoxy-manno-octulosonate cytidylyltransferase gives MKIIGMIPARWASSRFEGKILAEIKGKPMIQHVWQQVKKCRLLDEVLIACDDKRIVEAARGFSAKAVMTSPEHASGTDRIAEAVENIPANIIVNIQGDEPLIRPSVIDNLAKALIQDDECPMATVIKPIQDEDELSDPNVVKVVINQNRHAMYFSRAPVPYIRDKKSSKNVVYYKHIGLYAYKKSFLRTFTRLPPSRLEQIERLEQLRALEAGYKIRTVVTNYESVGVDTPEDLQKVEKLLAGV, from the coding sequence GTGAAGATTATCGGCATGATCCCGGCCCGTTGGGCCTCCAGCCGTTTTGAAGGCAAGATCCTCGCGGAGATCAAGGGGAAGCCGATGATCCAGCACGTCTGGCAGCAGGTGAAGAAGTGCCGCCTGCTGGACGAGGTCCTGATCGCCTGCGACGACAAACGGATCGTAGAGGCCGCCAGAGGTTTTTCGGCCAAGGCGGTGATGACTTCGCCGGAGCACGCTTCCGGCACCGACCGGATCGCCGAGGCGGTCGAGAACATCCCCGCCAACATCATCGTGAACATCCAGGGCGACGAGCCGCTGATCCGCCCGAGCGTCATTGACAACCTGGCCAAGGCCCTGATCCAGGATGACGAGTGTCCCATGGCCACGGTCATCAAGCCGATCCAGGATGAGGACGAGTTAAGTGACCCCAACGTCGTCAAGGTCGTGATCAACCAGAACAGGCACGCGATGTATTTTTCCCGCGCGCCGGTTCCCTACATCCGGGACAAGAAAAGCTCCAAGAACGTCGTTTATTACAAACATATAGGGCTGTACGCCTATAAGAAAAGTTTTTTGAGGACATTCACCCGGCTCCCGCCGTCCAGGCTCGAGCAGATCGAGCGGCTGGAGCAGCTGCGGGCGCTGGAAGCGGGTTATAAGATCAGGACCGTTGTCACCAATTACGAGTCGGTCGGTGTGGACACGCCCGAGGATTTGCAAAAGGTCGAAAAGCTTTTGGCGGGGGTATAA
- the serA gene encoding phosphoglycerate dehydrogenase, translated as MKVLISDKLAQEGIDILKGAEGFQVDCKYGLSPQDLKAIIKDYHALIIRSSTQVTADLLEAAANLKVIGRAGVGLDNVDLKAATKKGVVAMNTPAGNTTSTAEHTMSMILALSRNIPQACASMKAGRWDRSKFEGVELHGKTLGIIGLGRIGSTVARMAKGFGMKILAYDPYLSMEVASTMGVTVSEMDDLIRNADYITLHIPKSSETKHLIGEKQIEMMKKNVRLINCARGGIIDEKALVKALEAKRIAGCALDVYEAEPLPPDSPLSKFDNCILTPHLGASTSEAQINVAIEIAETVKNALEGKGIVNAANFPSLSAEEFQVLAPFVDLGDRMGKFAGQLIAGRLKEVRVVYSGVINKYKTAPVAMSLVNGLLSPILGETVNRINALDMARERGINVQETQSSREGEFVNLIDLEVVSDQDTFSLWGTLSSNQQPRIVKINNVYVEAAPNGYMLFINNKDKPGIVGAVGTILAEANINIAGITLGRESPEGLAVSVVNVDRDVPDEALGKIRKTKNILFAKLLKV; from the coding sequence ATGAAAGTTCTGATCAGCGACAAGCTCGCGCAGGAGGGGATCGACATCCTCAAGGGGGCCGAAGGGTTCCAGGTGGATTGCAAATACGGCCTTTCCCCACAGGACCTCAAGGCGATCATCAAGGATTACCACGCGCTCATCATCCGCAGCAGCACGCAGGTGACCGCGGACCTGCTGGAGGCCGCCGCCAACCTCAAGGTCATCGGCCGCGCCGGGGTGGGGCTGGACAACGTGGACCTGAAGGCCGCGACCAAAAAAGGCGTTGTGGCGATGAACACGCCGGCCGGCAACACCACGTCCACCGCCGAGCACACCATGAGCATGATCCTGGCGTTGTCCCGCAACATCCCCCAGGCCTGCGCCTCGATGAAGGCCGGGCGGTGGGACCGCTCGAAATTCGAGGGCGTCGAGCTGCACGGCAAGACGCTGGGGATCATCGGCCTGGGCCGCATCGGTTCCACGGTGGCCCGCATGGCCAAGGGTTTCGGGATGAAGATCCTCGCGTATGACCCTTACCTTTCGATGGAAGTGGCCTCCACCATGGGGGTCACGGTGAGCGAGATGGACGATCTGATCCGCAACGCGGACTACATCACCCTGCATATCCCCAAAAGTTCCGAGACCAAACATTTGATCGGGGAGAAACAGATCGAGATGATGAAGAAGAACGTGCGGCTGATCAACTGCGCGCGCGGCGGCATCATCGACGAAAAAGCCCTGGTCAAGGCCCTGGAGGCCAAGAGGATCGCCGGCTGCGCCCTGGACGTCTATGAGGCGGAGCCTCTGCCGCCGGATTCGCCGCTGTCGAAATTCGACAATTGCATCCTGACGCCCCACCTGGGCGCGTCCACGTCCGAGGCCCAGATCAACGTGGCCATCGAGATCGCCGAAACGGTCAAGAACGCTCTGGAGGGGAAAGGGATCGTCAACGCGGCCAATTTCCCGTCGCTGAGCGCGGAAGAATTCCAGGTCCTGGCGCCGTTCGTGGATCTGGGCGACCGCATGGGCAAGTTCGCCGGACAGCTCATCGCCGGGCGGCTCAAGGAAGTGCGCGTCGTTTACAGCGGCGTCATCAATAAATACAAGACGGCGCCGGTGGCCATGTCTCTGGTCAACGGCCTGCTCTCGCCGATCCTCGGAGAAACGGTCAATAGGATCAACGCCCTGGACATGGCCCGCGAGCGCGGGATTAACGTCCAGGAAACCCAGTCCAGCCGGGAGGGGGAGTTCGTCAACCTCATCGATCTGGAGGTGGTTTCCGACCAGGACACCTTTTCGCTCTGGGGCACCCTGTCCAGCAACCAGCAGCCGCGCATCGTCAAGATCAACAATGTTTACGTTGAGGCCGCGCCGAACGGCTACATGCTGTTCATCAATAACAAGGACAAGCCGGGGATCGTCGGGGCCGTCGGCACGATCCTGGCCGAGGCGAACATCAACATCGCCGGCATCACCCTGGGGCGCGAATCTCCGGAAGGCCTGGCGGTCAGCGTCGTCAATGTCGACCGCGACGTTCCGGACGAAGCCCTGGGAAAAATCCGTAAGACCAAGAACATCCTTTTTGCCAAACTGCTCAAGGTTTGA
- the kdsA gene encoding 3-deoxy-8-phosphooctulonate synthase: protein MDRIVTVGNVKIGAGRPFVLIAGPCVIENRKLVFQVASELKRITGRLGIPYIFKASYDKANRTSVESFRGPGLGEGLAILREIKEKLRLPVLSDVHSAEEAEAAAGVLDILQIPAFLCRQTDLLLAAGRTGRAVNVKKGQFLAPWDMKQAVRKIESTGNRNILLTERGVSFGYNNLVTDFRSLAIMRETTGYPVVFDATHSVQQPGGLGTASGGTSQYIPLLARCGIAAGCDAVFLEVHPDPKKALSDGPNMIALKNAAGLLKTLREIHRIVRKS, encoded by the coding sequence ATGGACAGGATCGTTACCGTCGGAAATGTGAAGATCGGCGCCGGGCGCCCGTTCGTGCTGATCGCCGGGCCGTGCGTGATCGAGAACCGCAAGCTGGTGTTTCAGGTGGCGTCGGAACTCAAGCGCATCACCGGCCGTCTGGGGATCCCGTATATTTTCAAGGCCAGTTACGACAAGGCCAACCGGACATCGGTGGAATCGTTCCGCGGCCCCGGGCTGGGCGAAGGGCTTGCCATTCTCCGGGAGATCAAGGAAAAATTACGCCTGCCTGTTTTGAGCGACGTCCATTCGGCGGAGGAAGCGGAAGCCGCGGCCGGCGTTCTGGATATTTTGCAGATTCCGGCGTTCCTGTGCCGGCAGACGGACCTGCTGCTCGCCGCCGGGCGGACAGGCCGGGCCGTGAACGTCAAGAAGGGACAGTTCCTCGCGCCCTGGGACATGAAGCAGGCCGTGAGAAAAATCGAAAGCACGGGCAACCGCAATATCCTTTTGACCGAGCGGGGCGTGAGTTTCGGGTACAATAACCTCGTGACGGATTTCCGGTCGCTGGCGATCATGCGCGAAACAACCGGATATCCGGTCGTGTTCGACGCCACGCACAGCGTCCAGCAGCCCGGAGGCCTGGGCACGGCTTCGGGGGGGACGTCGCAATATATCCCGTTGCTGGCCCGCTGCGGGATCGCGGCCGGGTGCGACGCGGTCTTTCTGGAAGTCCACCCGGACCCGAAAAAGGCCCTTTCCGACGGACCGAATATGATCGCGCTCAAAAACGCGGCGGGATTGCTGAAGACCCTTAGAGAAATTCATCGCATCGTGAGAAAGTCCTGA
- the clpP gene encoding ATP-dependent Clp endopeptidase proteolytic subunit ClpP, translated as MEPKDQVLVPIVIEKSGHGERAYDIYSRLLKDRIIFIGTAIDDTVANLIVAQLLFLQSEDPAKDINLYINSPGGSVTAGMAIYDTMQFIKPSVSTYCIGQAASMGALLLAAGAKGKRYALPYSRIMIHQPWGGMQGTASDISIHAKEILRMKEDLTKILAKHTGNPVEKVEKDSDRDYFMSSYEAKDYGLVDEVLDQPMKKPAA; from the coding sequence ATGGAGCCCAAAGACCAGGTGTTAGTTCCCATCGTTATCGAAAAAAGCGGTCATGGTGAGAGGGCCTATGACATTTATTCCCGCCTGCTGAAGGACCGTATCATTTTTATCGGGACGGCCATCGACGACACCGTGGCCAACCTCATCGTCGCCCAGCTGCTGTTCTTGCAGAGCGAGGACCCGGCCAAGGACATCAACCTGTACATCAATTCGCCGGGCGGCTCCGTCACCGCCGGGATGGCGATCTATGACACCATGCAGTTCATCAAGCCGAGCGTCAGCACCTACTGCATCGGCCAGGCGGCCAGCATGGGCGCGCTCCTTCTGGCGGCCGGGGCCAAGGGCAAACGTTACGCCCTCCCGTATTCGCGGATCATGATCCATCAGCCGTGGGGCGGAATGCAGGGGACGGCCAGCGACATTTCCATTCACGCCAAGGAAATCCTGAGGATGAAAGAGGACCTGACCAAGATCCTCGCCAAGCACACCGGCAACCCTGTCGAAAAAGTCGAGAAAGATTCGGACCGGGACTACTTCATGTCCTCTTATGAAGCCAAGGATTACGGCCTGGTTGATGAGGTCCTTGACCAGCCGATGAAGAAGCCCGCCGCGTAA
- a CDS encoding alanine--glyoxylate aminotransferase family protein, with protein sequence MKRNLLLTPGPTQVPPRILQALGRPIIHHRTPKFQEYLKEAVAGLQEVFQTRNDVYILAGSGTAAMEASVCNLLSAGDKAVTVEAGKFGERWTEICKAYGVNAHAMKVANGKDVDPAQLRSVLAADKDIKTVFITLTETSTGVTADVEAIGKIVKETNAVLVVDAVSGLGVTDLKSDAWSVDIVASASHKGLMLPPGLAFVSVSAKAFAMIEKNATPRYYFDLRKYKKAAAKTDTPFTPAIGLVIALVDALKMVKESGLENLFAHYARLAKGTRAAANALGLKLLADETCISNVVTPILLPEGVDGEKVVKRMRDTYGISVAGGQGEDLKGKIIRIAHMGSLDEYDIIAGISCLEKVLKEMGHSFTLGAGVSAAQKHFNS encoded by the coding sequence ATGAAACGCAATCTTTTGTTGACCCCGGGCCCCACCCAGGTCCCTCCCAGGATCCTGCAGGCCCTGGGACGCCCCATCATCCATCACCGAACACCCAAGTTCCAGGAATATTTGAAGGAGGCGGTCGCGGGACTGCAGGAGGTCTTCCAGACCAGGAACGACGTCTATATTCTCGCCGGGTCCGGGACGGCCGCGATGGAGGCGAGCGTCTGCAACCTGCTGTCCGCCGGGGACAAAGCCGTGACGGTCGAGGCCGGGAAGTTCGGCGAGCGCTGGACCGAAATTTGCAAGGCCTACGGCGTGAACGCGCACGCGATGAAGGTCGCCAACGGCAAGGACGTGGATCCGGCCCAGCTCAGATCCGTGCTGGCCGCCGATAAAGATATCAAAACGGTTTTCATCACCCTGACCGAGACTTCGACCGGCGTGACCGCCGACGTCGAGGCGATCGGAAAGATCGTCAAAGAGACAAACGCGGTTTTGGTCGTGGACGCGGTGAGCGGGCTGGGGGTCACGGACCTGAAGTCCGACGCCTGGTCTGTGGACATCGTGGCGTCGGCGTCCCACAAAGGGCTGATGCTCCCCCCGGGGCTGGCGTTCGTGTCTGTGAGCGCCAAGGCCTTTGCCATGATCGAAAAGAACGCGACACCCCGGTATTATTTTGACCTTCGCAAATACAAGAAGGCCGCGGCCAAGACGGACACGCCGTTCACTCCGGCGATCGGCCTGGTCATCGCGCTGGTGGACGCGCTCAAGATGGTCAAAGAATCCGGTTTGGAAAATCTTTTCGCGCATTACGCCCGGCTGGCCAAGGGCACGCGGGCGGCCGCGAACGCGCTGGGCCTTAAACTTCTGGCCGACGAGACCTGCATTTCCAATGTCGTGACCCCGATCCTTTTGCCAGAGGGCGTCGACGGAGAGAAGGTGGTCAAGCGCATGCGTGACACCTACGGGATCTCCGTGGCCGGAGGCCAGGGCGAGGACCTCAAGGGCAAGATCATCCGCATCGCGCACATGGGCAGCCTGGATGAGTACGACATCATCGCCGGGATTTCCTGCCTGGAGAAAGTCCTTAAAGAGATGGGACATTCCTTTACGCTCGGTGCCGGGGTTTCGGCGGCGCAGAAACATTTTAACAGTTGA
- a CDS encoding KpsF/GutQ family sugar-phosphate isomerase — protein sequence MSLEEAKHVISIEAQAVKDLARRLDARFLKAVDLIVKCEGRVITTGMGKTGIIGRKIASTFSSTGTPSIWVHSAEAVHGDLGQVTRRDVLMVLSNSGETEETTRLLPLIKKIGCKTIALTGNVKSSLGRFSDVALDVGVKTEGCPLGLAPMASTTVMLVLGDALAACLILRKGFRKEDFAFYHPAGALGRRLLLKVEDIMRKGGDYAAVGEGMAVKDVLFSITRARCGSACVVDGKRRLTGIFTDGDLRRHLKTDKDLLGKKVSSVMTRKPTAIGRDKLAVEAFNLLKDRKIDELPVVDSSGRCVGLLDIQDLLKAGLF from the coding sequence ATGTCCCTTGAAGAAGCCAAACATGTCATTTCGATCGAGGCCCAGGCCGTCAAGGACCTGGCGCGCAGGCTGGACGCCCGTTTTCTGAAAGCCGTCGACCTGATCGTCAAATGCGAAGGGCGGGTCATCACCACCGGCATGGGAAAGACGGGAATCATCGGCCGCAAGATCGCCTCGACCTTTTCCTCCACGGGCACGCCGAGCATCTGGGTGCACAGCGCCGAGGCCGTGCACGGGGACCTGGGGCAGGTGACGCGCAGGGACGTTCTGATGGTCTTGTCCAACAGCGGCGAGACCGAAGAGACCACCCGGCTTCTTCCTCTTATTAAAAAGATCGGCTGCAAGACAATCGCCCTCACAGGCAATGTCAAATCCAGCCTGGGCCGCTTCAGCGATGTGGCGCTGGACGTCGGTGTGAAGACGGAAGGTTGCCCCCTGGGCCTTGCGCCCATGGCGTCCACTACGGTCATGCTGGTCCTGGGCGACGCCCTGGCCGCGTGCCTGATCCTGCGCAAGGGATTCCGCAAAGAAGATTTCGCTTTTTATCATCCGGCCGGCGCGCTGGGCCGCCGCCTTCTGCTGAAGGTCGAAGACATCATGCGCAAGGGGGGCGATTACGCCGCGGTCGGGGAAGGGATGGCGGTCAAAGACGTTTTGTTTTCCATCACGCGGGCCCGGTGCGGGTCGGCCTGCGTCGTGGACGGCAAGCGCCGGCTGACCGGGATATTCACCGACGGCGATCTGCGCCGCCATCTGAAGACCGACAAGGACCTGCTCGGCAAAAAAGTGAGCTCGGTCATGACGCGCAAGCCCACGGCCATCGGCAGGGACAAACTGGCCGTCGAGGCGTTCAATCTTTTGAAGGACCGCAAGATCGACGAGCTTCCTGTGGTGGATTCCAGCGGCCGCTGCGTGGGCTTGCTGGACATTCAGGATTTGCTGAAGGCGGGATTATTTTAG
- the lptC gene encoding LPS export ABC transporter periplasmic protein LptC: protein MPSRWMELFAVSFLVLALSSPVFAEETAAPAPAGVQQFEGFNLQGYTETGEKAWDVKGDTADIAGDIIKLTNIDANKYGEQDVNLKAKNGTMDKASGNLHLERDVVITSETGSNLKTDSLDWQKEKDLVTTNDKVTIVDERMTATGTGLVAHPELKIAQLNSDVTVEVKTEEKTAGTDTVTITCDGTLEIDQAKYIAVFNENVVAVQTGRELKADRVEVYFDAQTNQIKEMVCIGHVEITQGENKTFAEKAVYSAADKKLTLSGRPKLILITEGKNSIASFGDKDENKSDDPGQPAADQGAPGQ from the coding sequence ATGCCAAGCCGATGGATGGAGCTTTTCGCTGTATCTTTTCTGGTTCTTGCTTTGTCCTCGCCGGTTTTCGCGGAGGAAACGGCTGCCCCCGCCCCTGCCGGCGTCCAGCAGTTTGAAGGGTTCAATCTGCAGGGTTACACCGAGACAGGAGAAAAGGCCTGGGACGTCAAGGGCGACACGGCCGATATCGCCGGGGACATCATCAAGCTCACGAACATTGACGCCAATAAATACGGCGAGCAGGACGTTAACCTTAAGGCCAAGAACGGCACTATGGACAAGGCGAGCGGCAACCTTCATCTGGAACGGGACGTCGTCATCACGTCGGAAACCGGCTCGAACCTCAAGACGGATTCCCTGGACTGGCAGAAAGAAAAAGACCTGGTCACCACAAACGACAAGGTCACGATCGTGGACGAGCGCATGACGGCCACGGGCACGGGGCTGGTCGCGCATCCGGAATTGAAAATAGCCCAGCTCAACAGCGACGTGACCGTGGAGGTCAAGACCGAGGAAAAGACGGCCGGCACCGACACGGTGACGATCACCTGCGACGGGACGCTGGAGATCGACCAGGCCAAATACATCGCGGTGTTCAATGAGAACGTGGTGGCGGTCCAGACAGGCCGTGAGTTGAAGGCGGACCGGGTCGAGGTGTATTTCGATGCCCAGACCAACCAGATCAAGGAAATGGTCTGCATCGGCCACGTGGAGATCACGCAGGGCGAGAACAAGACGTTCGCGGAAAAGGCCGTTTACAGCGCCGCCGACAAGAAATTGACGCTGTCCGGCCGGCCGAAGCTGATCTTGATCACCGAAGGGAAGAACAGCATCGCGTCGTTCGGCGACAAGGACGAGAACAAATCGGATGATCCGGGACAACCGGCGGCGGATCAAGGGGCTCCGGGGCAATAA
- a CDS encoding trigger factor encodes MKVSVKKVDSLRRELKFEIPRDRVSKKLEEIYAELGKVAKIRGFRPGKAPRHLLEQHHGPLAREEMLKKLIPEVYQEGIEQEKIDAMDLPDIQDVEFKDGGISFVAKVDIKPEVTVKDYKGIAVKRKSSKVTDEELGKMLDYFKKSQGQDKDVPVDDALARGLGYPSLEEFKQSLARQMEMDKDRHNRLDIENQVLEAVIKNAKLDVPQSLVNRQLEHRLKEIRQRMQSQRMKEEDIKTKEEELRKDLHKASEKDVKVYLIFDKIAQMEGITAQEGESLPGKVMELLLKEAKWEEEK; translated from the coding sequence ATGAAAGTTTCCGTTAAAAAAGTCGACTCGCTCAGACGCGAGCTCAAGTTTGAAATCCCCCGGGACAGGGTCTCGAAGAAGCTTGAGGAGATTTACGCCGAATTGGGGAAGGTCGCCAAGATCCGCGGGTTCCGGCCGGGCAAGGCCCCGCGCCATCTTTTGGAACAGCACCACGGGCCTTTAGCCAGGGAAGAGATGCTGAAAAAGCTGATCCCGGAGGTTTATCAGGAAGGTATCGAACAGGAGAAGATCGATGCCATGGACCTCCCGGACATCCAGGACGTGGAATTCAAGGACGGGGGCATCTCCTTCGTTGCCAAGGTGGACATCAAGCCGGAGGTGACGGTCAAGGATTACAAGGGGATCGCGGTGAAGCGCAAGAGCTCCAAAGTGACCGACGAAGAGCTCGGCAAGATGCTCGATTATTTCAAGAAAAGCCAGGGCCAGGACAAGGACGTGCCGGTGGACGACGCCCTGGCGCGCGGGCTCGGGTATCCCAGTCTGGAGGAGTTCAAACAGTCTCTGGCCCGCCAGATGGAAATGGACAAAGACCGGCACAATCGCCTCGACATCGAAAACCAGGTGCTGGAGGCTGTGATCAAGAATGCGAAGCTGGATGTCCCCCAGTCTCTGGTGAACAGGCAGCTGGAGCACCGCCTGAAGGAGATCCGCCAGCGGATGCAGTCGCAGAGGATGAAGGAAGAGGACATCAAGACGAAAGAAGAGGAATTGCGCAAAGACCTGCACAAGGCCTCGGAAAAAGATGTTAAAGTTTATCTGATTTTTGATAAGATAGCCCAGATGGAAGGGATCACGGCCCAGGAAGGCGAAAGCCTTCCCGGCAAAGTCATGGAGCTTTTACTCAAAGAAGCCAAGTGGGAGGAGGAGAAATAA
- the rfaE1 gene encoding D-glycero-beta-D-manno-heptose-7-phosphate kinase encodes MHRFYQIIESLKKKKILVIGDLILDQYIQGSVSRISPEAPVPIVLQEKGPSFVPGGAANVASNLKALGADVALMGRVGADHEAKVLLQGIQKQGIPVRGIFKDSRMPTILKTRIMAQHQQVLRLDRENAQHACEGPTLDKILKYVRANITSLDGIILSDYGKGMITAPLVHEVCRLALRKKKIINVDPKVEHFSFYQGVTCITPNKKETENAIRNIKITHHDTRKLGLTSDRLTSVADVEKAGQQLLKFLRLESLLVTLGEQGMCLFEKGKKPRHIHTRAKEVFDVTGAGDTVVSVFTLALAAGAAKWEAAELANFAAGIVVGKMGVAAVTPAELKAAVAV; translated from the coding sequence GTGCACCGTTTTTATCAGATAATCGAAAGTCTTAAAAAAAAGAAAATCCTTGTGATCGGGGATTTGATCCTGGATCAGTATATCCAGGGCAGTGTGTCCCGGATCTCACCTGAAGCGCCTGTTCCTATTGTCCTGCAGGAGAAAGGCCCCTCGTTTGTTCCGGGCGGCGCGGCCAATGTCGCCAGCAATCTCAAGGCCCTGGGCGCGGACGTGGCCCTGATGGGCCGGGTCGGGGCTGACCATGAAGCCAAGGTCCTTTTGCAGGGGATCCAAAAGCAGGGGATCCCTGTCCGGGGGATTTTTAAAGATTCCCGGATGCCCACCATTCTGAAAACGCGGATCATGGCCCAGCACCAGCAGGTCCTCCGGCTGGACCGGGAAAACGCCCAGCACGCCTGTGAGGGCCCCACGCTTGATAAAATTTTGAAGTATGTCCGGGCGAACATCACTTCCTTAGACGGGATCATTTTGTCCGATTACGGCAAGGGGATGATCACCGCGCCCCTGGTCCACGAGGTCTGCCGTCTGGCCCTGCGCAAGAAGAAGATCATCAACGTTGATCCTAAAGTGGAGCATTTTTCGTTTTATCAAGGCGTCACCTGCATCACTCCCAACAAAAAAGAGACCGAGAACGCCATCCGGAACATCAAGATCACCCACCATGACACACGCAAACTTGGCCTGACCAGCGACCGGCTGACATCCGTGGCGGATGTGGAAAAGGCCGGCCAGCAATTGTTAAAATTCTTGCGGTTGGAATCGCTCCTGGTGACCCTGGGAGAGCAGGGGATGTGCCTGTTTGAAAAAGGGAAGAAGCCGAGGCATATCCACACCCGCGCCAAGGAAGTTTTTGACGTGACCGGCGCCGGGGACACGGTGGTTTCTGTTTTCACCCTGGCGTTGGCGGCCGGCGCCGCCAAGTGGGAGGCCGCGGAACTGGCCAACTTTGCGGCCGGCATCGTGGTCGGCAAGATGGGTGTTGCGGCCGTTACCCCGGCGGAATTGAAGGCCGCGGTGGCGGTTTAG